In one Pseudomonas tensinigenes genomic region, the following are encoded:
- a CDS encoding response regulator, whose amino-acid sequence MRLLLVEDDVALGEGIHQALGREGYTVDWLKDGSSALHALLSETFDVAVLDLGLPRMDGLQVLRRLRDSGSNLPVLILTARDATEDRIAGLDAGADDYLIKPFDLDELKARLRALLRRSAGRAQALIEHAGISLNPGTQQVSYQGQPVALTPKEYQLLHELLSPPGRVMTRDQLMQLLYGWNEEAESNTLEVHIHHLRKKFSTDLIRTIRGVGYLVEERR is encoded by the coding sequence GTGCGTTTATTACTGGTTGAGGATGACGTCGCGCTGGGTGAAGGCATTCATCAGGCGCTGGGCCGCGAGGGTTACACCGTCGACTGGCTCAAGGACGGCAGCAGTGCCTTGCATGCGCTGCTCAGCGAAACCTTCGATGTCGCCGTGCTGGATCTCGGTCTGCCGCGCATGGACGGCCTGCAAGTGCTGCGCCGCCTGCGCGACAGCGGTTCGAATCTGCCGGTGCTGATTCTTACCGCCCGTGACGCCACCGAAGATCGCATCGCCGGGCTTGACGCCGGGGCCGACGACTACCTGATCAAACCGTTCGACCTGGACGAACTCAAGGCACGCTTGCGCGCCTTGTTGCGGCGCAGTGCCGGGCGCGCCCAGGCGTTGATCGAGCATGCCGGCATCAGCCTCAACCCGGGCACCCAGCAAGTCAGCTATCAGGGCCAACCGGTGGCCCTGACGCCCAAGGAATATCAGTTGCTGCACGAACTGCTGTCGCCGCCGGGCCGGGTGATGACCCGCGATCAACTGATGCAACTGCTTTACGGCTGGAACGAAGAAGCCGAAAGCAACACCCTCGAAGTGCACATCCACCACTTGCGCAAGAAGTTTTCCACCGACCTGATCCGCACCATTCGCGGCGTGGGTTATCTGGTGGAGGAGCGTCGATGA
- a CDS encoding tetratricopeptide repeat protein produces the protein MKKLSACLLLAALSQSVWALEPADQKRLEGIQQSWAHIQYEVAEKQRAAAFEQLANEANTFTTQRPAVAEAWIWKGIVTSSWAGAEGGLGALGKAKDAKADLEKSLTLDPKALQGSAYTSLAALYDRVPGWPIGFGDIDKAEQLLKQALQLNPNGIDSLYFWGDHLYRQKRYAEAKAALLKAQQAAPRPGRESADAGRRKEIAALLVDVNKKLD, from the coding sequence ATGAAAAAACTATCCGCATGCCTGTTGCTCGCCGCCCTCAGTCAAAGCGTCTGGGCGCTGGAACCGGCCGACCAGAAACGTCTTGAGGGCATCCAGCAGAGCTGGGCGCACATCCAATATGAAGTGGCGGAAAAACAGCGCGCCGCCGCGTTCGAACAATTGGCCAACGAGGCCAACACGTTCACCACGCAACGCCCGGCGGTGGCCGAAGCGTGGATCTGGAAAGGCATCGTCACCAGCAGTTGGGCCGGTGCCGAAGGCGGACTCGGCGCTCTGGGCAAAGCCAAGGACGCCAAGGCCGATCTGGAAAAATCCTTGACCCTCGACCCCAAAGCCCTGCAAGGCTCGGCCTACACCAGCCTCGCCGCGCTGTATGACCGTGTGCCCGGCTGGCCCATCGGCTTCGGCGACATCGACAAGGCCGAGCAACTGCTCAAGCAAGCCTTGCAACTCAACCCCAACGGCATCGACAGCCTGTACTTCTGGGGCGATCACCTCTACCGTCAGAAGCGCTACGCTGAAGCCAAAGCTGCGCTGCTCAAAGCCCAGCAAGCCGCGCCGCGCCCGGGCCGGGAAAGTGCCGATGCCGGGCGTCGCAAAGAGATCGCCGCCCTGCTGGTGGACGTGAACAAGAAACTCGACTGA
- a CDS encoding SDR family oxidoreductase, whose amino-acid sequence MQLRDARVVLTGASGGIGLAIAETLCAAGANVLAVARHQEALLPLLKRYPESLCWVGADLTFLSDRRKVLVAAEAIGGINLLINAAGVNHFAMLEQLDDSDINAMLAVNISAPMCLTKLLLPLLKQADSAMVVNVGSTYGSIGYPGYASYCATKFALRGFSEALRRELADTRVSVLYVAPRATRTSMNSAAAQALNDALKANVDDPQTVASAVIHAIAGDRRDLYLGWPERFFVRLNNLLPHLVDRGLRKQLPLIRRLSEKPDHESPKP is encoded by the coding sequence ATGCAGCTGCGTGACGCGCGGGTAGTGTTGACCGGTGCCAGTGGCGGCATCGGCCTGGCCATCGCCGAAACCTTGTGCGCCGCCGGTGCCAACGTGCTCGCGGTGGCGCGGCATCAGGAAGCACTGCTGCCGTTGCTCAAGCGCTACCCCGAGTCTTTGTGCTGGGTCGGCGCCGACCTGACCTTCCTCAGCGACCGGCGCAAAGTGCTGGTCGCCGCCGAAGCCATCGGCGGCATCAACCTGCTGATCAACGCCGCCGGGGTCAATCACTTCGCCATGCTCGAACAGCTCGATGACAGCGACATCAACGCGATGCTGGCGGTGAATATCAGTGCGCCGATGTGCCTGACCAAACTGCTGTTGCCGCTGCTCAAGCAGGCCGACAGCGCGATGGTGGTCAACGTCGGTTCGACCTACGGCTCGATCGGCTACCCCGGTTACGCCAGTTACTGCGCGACCAAGTTTGCTTTGCGCGGATTTTCCGAGGCGCTGCGCCGCGAGCTCGCTGACACCCGCGTCAGCGTGCTGTACGTCGCGCCACGCGCCACGCGCACCTCGATGAACAGCGCCGCCGCACAAGCCTTGAACGACGCACTCAAGGCCAACGTCGACGATCCGCAAACCGTGGCCTCGGCGGTGATCCATGCGATTGCCGGTGATCGTCGCGACCTCTACCTGGGCTGGCCGGAACGCTTCTTCGTCCGCCTGAACAATCTGCTCCCGCATCTGGTCGATCGAGGCTTGCGCAAGCAGTTGCCGCTGATCCGCCGCCTCAGTGAAAAACCTGACCACGAGTCGCCAAAGCCATGA
- a CDS encoding TenA family transcriptional regulator, with the protein MSFFDTLQEATQQERHELFNLPIIVDALQGKVSLDSYRAFLAQAYYHVRHTVPLMMACGARLPTRLEWLRKAVAKYIEDEYGHEHWVLNDIAACGGDRDAVRDGQPSLSIELMVSFLYDLIARGNPVGLFGMVNVLEGTSIALATHAADSIRERLALPETAFSYLSSHGSLDIEHMQTYRRLMNQLEDPADQAAVIHASKVVYRLYTDMFRGLPRDAEAQYAAA; encoded by the coding sequence ATGAGTTTTTTTGACACCCTGCAAGAAGCCACACAACAGGAACGCCACGAACTGTTCAACCTGCCGATCATCGTCGATGCCCTGCAAGGCAAGGTCAGCCTCGACAGTTATCGGGCGTTTCTCGCGCAAGCGTATTACCACGTGCGCCACACCGTGCCGCTGATGATGGCTTGCGGTGCGCGCCTGCCGACGCGTCTGGAATGGCTGCGCAAAGCGGTGGCCAAGTACATCGAAGACGAATACGGCCATGAACACTGGGTGCTCAACGACATCGCTGCATGTGGCGGTGATCGTGATGCGGTGCGCGACGGTCAGCCGTCGTTGTCGATCGAGTTGATGGTCAGCTTTCTTTACGACCTGATCGCCCGTGGCAATCCGGTCGGTCTGTTCGGCATGGTCAATGTGCTCGAAGGCACCAGCATCGCCCTGGCCACCCATGCGGCGGACAGCATTCGCGAGCGTTTGGCCTTGCCGGAAACCGCGTTCAGTTACCTAAGCTCTCACGGTTCGCTCGATATCGAGCACATGCAGACCTATCGGCGCCTGATGAATCAGCTGGAAGATCCTGCCGATCAAGCCGCCGTGATCCATGCCTCGAAGGTCGTCTATCGCCTGTACACCGACATGTTCCGTGGCTTGCCGCGTGACGCGGAGGCTCAATATGCAGCTGCGTGA
- a CDS encoding AMP-binding protein: protein MSLELQRFQETLRDHARRNDNATALWGDTLKLDYATLYAEVLYRQERLRDEQAQVIALALDNGVDAMLWDLAVLFEGLTCVTLPPFFSAAQRAHCLEQSQAERVIAEPELGVELLAAGYEQRGEFWCRSFSGPNRMPVGTAKLTFTSGTTGTPKGVCLSAESLLRVARELHQASEATGPQHHLALLPLAILLENLGCYAALYAGAMLSLPSQKTLGIQGASGVEIPRLLGYLASRAPESLILVPQLLLLLVSAAEQKAFDPQTLRFAAVGGARVSEDLLHRAQRVGLPVYEGYGLSECASVVCLNRPGARRPGSVGRPLPHVEVRLAEDGEVLIKGSTLLGYLGDAPYAEEWWPSGDLGEFDPEGFLYLKGRKKHQFVTSFGRNVNPEWVESELTQRRHIAQAFVYGEALPCNHALLWPHRPDCTDAELAAAVAEANEALPDYAQVHQWTRLPQPFTGANGLLTANGRPRRDAIVAQYHSQLTESAVSEESAS from the coding sequence ATGTCGCTTGAACTGCAACGCTTCCAGGAAACCCTGCGCGACCATGCCCGGCGCAACGACAACGCGACCGCTTTGTGGGGCGACACGCTGAAACTCGATTACGCCACGCTGTACGCCGAAGTGTTGTATCGCCAGGAGCGTTTGCGCGACGAGCAGGCGCAGGTGATTGCGCTGGCGTTGGACAACGGCGTCGACGCGATGCTCTGGGATCTGGCCGTGCTGTTCGAAGGCCTGACCTGCGTGACGCTGCCGCCATTTTTCAGTGCGGCGCAACGCGCTCATTGTCTGGAGCAGAGCCAGGCCGAACGGGTGATCGCCGAGCCGGAGCTGGGAGTCGAACTGCTCGCGGCTGGTTATGAACAACGTGGCGAGTTCTGGTGCCGTTCGTTCAGTGGCCCGAATCGTATGCCGGTCGGCACCGCGAAACTCACCTTCACTTCCGGCACCACCGGCACGCCGAAAGGTGTGTGCCTGAGCGCCGAGAGCCTGCTGCGGGTGGCACGGGAGCTGCATCAGGCCAGCGAAGCGACCGGCCCGCAGCATCATCTGGCGCTGTTGCCGTTGGCGATTCTGCTGGAAAACCTTGGCTGTTACGCCGCGCTGTATGCCGGCGCCATGTTGAGTTTGCCGAGCCAGAAAACCCTCGGCATTCAGGGCGCTAGCGGCGTCGAGATTCCGCGTCTGCTCGGTTATCTGGCCAGCCGTGCACCGGAGAGTCTGATCCTGGTGCCGCAGTTGCTGCTGTTACTGGTCAGCGCCGCCGAACAAAAAGCCTTCGACCCGCAAACCCTGCGCTTTGCCGCTGTCGGCGGTGCGCGGGTCTCGGAGGATCTGCTGCACCGCGCGCAACGGGTCGGGCTGCCGGTTTATGAAGGTTACGGCTTGTCCGAATGCGCTTCGGTGGTGTGCCTCAATCGACCCGGGGCACGCCGCCCGGGCAGTGTCGGCCGACCGTTGCCGCATGTTGAAGTGCGGCTGGCCGAGGACGGCGAGGTGCTGATCAAGGGCTCGACGCTGCTCGGTTATCTGGGCGACGCGCCGTATGCCGAGGAATGGTGGCCGAGCGGCGATCTGGGTGAGTTCGACCCGGAAGGTTTTCTCTATCTCAAGGGCCGCAAGAAGCACCAGTTCGTCACCAGTTTCGGGCGCAACGTCAACCCGGAATGGGTCGAGTCCGAACTGACCCAGCGCCGCCACATCGCCCAGGCCTTCGTTTACGGCGAGGCCTTGCCGTGCAATCACGCCCTGCTCTGGCCGCATCGCCCGGACTGCACCGATGCCGAACTGGCCGCTGCCGTCGCCGAAGCCAACGAGGCTTTGCCCGATTACGCCCAGGTGCATCAGTGGACGCGCTTGCCGCAACCCTTCACCGGCGCCAATGGCTTGCTCACCGCCAACGGCCGCCCGCGCCGCGACGCCATCGTCGCGCAGTACCACAGCCAATTGACCGAATCCGCTGTTTCCGAGGAGTCCGCATCATGA
- a CDS encoding thermostable hemolysin, producing the protein MPDFDWNIALPLRFGQAETPQMTLTGALPDDALREPFEAFIQQRFRKAHGADIRHFMPELFGMHNGDGELCAVAGVRRAHLESLFLERYLDEPIEPLISAAADRPVERRAIVEVGNLAASDTGSARLSIIAITYLLAMGGLEWVTFTGNIGLVNSFHRLGLKPVTLCAADPERLGDERQHWGSYYESKPWVHVGNIRAGFVHLRDIGLFTRLGLPTSIEGACHVA; encoded by the coding sequence ATGCCCGATTTTGACTGGAACATCGCCCTGCCCCTGCGCTTCGGTCAAGCCGAAACACCGCAGATGACGTTGACCGGCGCGCTGCCCGACGATGCCCTGCGAGAGCCGTTCGAAGCCTTTATCCAGCAACGTTTTCGCAAGGCCCATGGCGCCGACATTCGCCATTTCATGCCCGAGCTGTTCGGCATGCACAACGGCGATGGCGAGTTGTGCGCCGTGGCCGGGGTGCGTCGCGCGCATCTGGAATCACTGTTCCTTGAGCGCTATCTGGATGAGCCGATCGAGCCTTTGATCAGCGCGGCGGCGGATCGTCCGGTCGAGCGCAGAGCCATCGTCGAAGTCGGCAATCTCGCCGCCAGCGACACCGGCAGTGCGCGCCTGAGCATCATCGCCATCACCTATCTGCTGGCCATGGGCGGCCTGGAATGGGTGACGTTCACCGGCAACATCGGACTGGTCAACAGCTTCCATCGCCTGGGTCTGAAGCCAGTGACATTGTGCGCCGCTGATCCGGAACGATTGGGTGACGAGCGTCAACACTGGGGCAGTTATTACGAAAGTAAACCTTGGGTGCACGTCGGCAACATCCGCGCCGGGTTCGTCCATTTGCGCGATATCGGCCTGTTTACTCGCCTGGGTTTGCCGACTTCGATTGAAGGAGCCTGCCATGTCGCTTGA
- a CDS encoding cytochrome b produces the protein MSRDIAVTRYGKLSITLHWLMLALFVGVYACVEIKGYLPKGSEARGLLMGFHGLFGASIFALVWIRLLGRLSPRPPITPKPPAWQTGIAHLMHLALYGLMIATPILAWLMLAAGDKPFPYFGFHVPAPVAIDPDFAKQLKYWHELIGSTGYWLIGLHALAGLFHHYWVRDNTLVRMLPGRTE, from the coding sequence ATGTCCCGAGACATCGCCGTAACCCGTTACGGAAAACTCTCAATCACCCTGCACTGGCTGATGCTGGCGCTGTTCGTCGGCGTCTACGCCTGCGTCGAAATCAAGGGCTACCTGCCCAAGGGCAGCGAAGCGCGCGGCTTGCTGATGGGCTTCCACGGCCTGTTCGGCGCGAGCATCTTCGCCCTGGTGTGGATCCGCCTGCTCGGCCGCCTCAGCCCACGCCCGCCGATCACGCCCAAACCACCCGCGTGGCAGACCGGCATCGCGCACCTGATGCACCTGGCGCTTTATGGGCTGATGATCGCCACGCCGATCCTCGCCTGGCTGATGCTCGCGGCGGGCGACAAACCGTTCCCGTACTTCGGCTTCCACGTCCCGGCACCCGTGGCCATCGACCCGGACTTCGCCAAACAACTGAAGTACTGGCATGAACTGATTGGCAGCACCGGTTACTGGCTGATCGGGCTGCACGCGCTGGCGGGGTTGTTTCACCATTATTGGGTGCGGGATAACACCCTCGTGCGGATGCTGCCGGGCCGCACCGAATAA
- a CDS encoding DUF4287 domain-containing protein, translating to MSEDNKVKGPASYFPSIEKKYGQPIDHWLNLLAGISDKKHMELVAWLKEEHGMGHGHANALVAHHLAGKK from the coding sequence ATGAGCGAAGACAACAAGGTAAAAGGCCCGGCGTCATACTTTCCCTCCATTGAGAAAAAATACGGCCAGCCCATCGATCACTGGCTAAACCTGCTCGCCGGCATCAGCGACAAGAAACACATGGAACTGGTGGCATGGCTCAAGGAAGAACACGGCATGGGACACGGTCATGCCAACGCCTTGGTCGCGCATCATCTGGCGGGTAAAAAGTGA
- a CDS encoding GNAT family N-acetyltransferase — protein MNFSHRPVTADDVNTLISFPQGEQELFFMFPKANFPLTEEQMHSAISQRFDSTAFLANGEFVGFANFYRAEHDGICCIGNVIVAPYARGQGVARYIVETMTAVGFEKYQAKEVQLSCFNENTAGLLLYPKLGFVPYSIEERPAPNGGRSALINMTRHRP, from the coding sequence ATGAATTTCTCCCACCGGCCAGTGACGGCCGACGACGTCAACACCCTGATCAGCTTTCCCCAAGGCGAACAAGAGCTGTTCTTCATGTTCCCGAAAGCCAACTTCCCGCTGACGGAAGAGCAGATGCACAGCGCAATCAGCCAGCGCTTCGACTCCACGGCTTTTCTGGCCAACGGCGAGTTCGTTGGCTTCGCCAACTTCTACCGCGCTGAGCACGACGGCATCTGCTGCATCGGCAACGTCATCGTCGCGCCCTACGCCCGTGGGCAAGGTGTGGCGCGGTACATTGTCGAAACCATGACCGCAGTGGGCTTCGAAAAGTACCAGGCCAAGGAAGTGCAACTGTCCTGCTTCAACGAAAACACCGCCGGCCTGCTGCTCTACCCAAAACTCGGCTTCGTGCCGTACTCCATCGAAGAACGCCCGGCGCCAAATGGTGGACGATCCGCCCTCATCAACATGACACGCCACCGACCATAG
- a CDS encoding DUF6124 family protein, with translation MIKPTPNPPETDPTSPYESPDSKRFHEAAERALDHYLKPASQIMASTQQPERMYLANPKYNSESLLANASETLGSASEMLLNFAAMLDTPHRKTALGIAQVVMLGEIAVNQALDNVEIAS, from the coding sequence ATGATCAAACCAACACCCAACCCACCCGAAACCGACCCCACATCCCCCTACGAATCCCCCGATTCCAAGCGATTCCACGAAGCCGCCGAACGCGCCCTCGACCACTACCTCAAACCCGCCAGCCAAATCATGGCCAGCACCCAACAACCCGAACGCATGTACCTCGCCAACCCGAAGTACAACAGCGAATCCCTGCTCGCCAACGCCAGCGAAACCCTCGGCTCCGCCAGCGAAATGCTCCTGAACTTCGCCGCCATGCTCGACACCCCGCACCGCAAAACCGCACTGGGCATCGCCCAAGTCGTGATGCTCGGCGAAATCGCCGTCAACCAAGCGCTGGATAACGTCGAAATCGCCAGCTAA
- a CDS encoding DUF4062 domain-containing protein, translating to MATPRVFVSSTCYDLKYIRENLKYFIRNIGYEPVLSDDGAVFYDPKKHTHDSCLTEVPNCQLFVLIIGGRFGGEFNGKKTSITNEEYREAIKRKIPIFALIEQAVYSDHFVYTSNKNNKELDRSKISYPSIDKNAPKIFEFIDEVRTQAANNALIPFRDFNDIENYLRQQWAGIMFSFLLQENENARMADTMAHLIEINEKVAFLSRELLNSVGTKESNVLASLYELMIERDSVKALLSTGYKPNPIAILSSESFLDCTTTLGRTITISNDKSFVTSSSGQIQKEYLLKMNKDFKELKDEMIKTIESTGISAQDLIKNQASKLDNNAPVRRLGSD from the coding sequence ATGGCGACTCCAAGAGTTTTTGTCAGCTCCACTTGTTATGATCTGAAATACATCAGAGAGAACCTGAAATACTTTATTAGAAATATCGGGTACGAACCGGTTTTAAGTGACGACGGCGCTGTTTTTTATGACCCCAAAAAACATACTCACGACTCCTGCTTAACAGAGGTACCGAACTGCCAACTATTCGTACTAATTATCGGAGGCAGGTTTGGTGGAGAGTTCAACGGAAAGAAAACATCAATAACAAACGAGGAATACAGAGAAGCTATCAAACGAAAAATTCCGATATTTGCTTTAATAGAGCAAGCCGTTTATTCAGACCATTTCGTTTACACATCCAACAAAAACAATAAGGAGTTGGACAGATCCAAAATCTCATACCCGTCAATTGATAAAAACGCACCGAAAATTTTTGAGTTCATTGACGAAGTAAGAACACAAGCAGCCAACAACGCCTTGATCCCATTCCGAGACTTCAACGACATCGAGAACTACTTAAGACAGCAGTGGGCCGGAATAATGTTTTCATTTCTATTACAAGAAAATGAAAATGCTCGGATGGCAGACACGATGGCGCATTTAATCGAGATAAATGAAAAAGTCGCTTTTTTGTCTAGGGAGCTATTAAACTCGGTAGGAACAAAAGAAAGCAATGTCCTCGCCTCGCTTTACGAATTAATGATTGAGCGAGACTCAGTGAAAGCTCTTCTATCAACAGGTTACAAACCGAACCCAATAGCAATACTTTCAAGCGAAAGCTTTTTAGATTGTACAACAACACTTGGGAGAACCATTACAATCTCCAACGACAAAAGCTTTGTTACATCTAGTAGCGGACAGATACAAAAAGAATACTTATTAAAAATGAACAAAGACTTCAAAGAACTGAAGGACGAAATGATTAAAACAATTGAGTCTACCGGAATATCCGCCCAGGATTTAATAAAAAACCAAGCATCTAAACTAGATAACAATGCACCTGTACGACGACTAGGCTCTGATTAA
- a CDS encoding DNA alkylation repair protein has product MSTTETAAPALKEIFNAERLQHIAREMSAVYPAFKAKAFLKHAQDGLVELSVMQRMARVSESLHAVLPLDYQESLEVLFELAPRLNSGFVSMCLPHYVASYGGHAFDTSMDALKYFTTFGSSEFAIRHFLRSDLERSLELMHDWTRDENHHVRRLASEGSRPRLPWSFRLEAVQADPQLAAGILDRLKADESLYVRKSVANHLNDVTKVHPEWVLDTIEGWSLENKHTAWIAKHALRSLIKQGDLRALTVIGAGAKAEVELLDVRVEPAVVRLGEAITLSFVVKSTVAHEQRLVIDYAIDYVKANGGVSGKVFKLKTVVLEGFESVVVGRRQVIKDFTTRKHHSGRQAIQVMVNGALLGRTAFNIIVW; this is encoded by the coding sequence ATGAGCACCACCGAAACCGCCGCCCCGGCGTTAAAGGAAATCTTCAACGCCGAGCGCTTGCAGCACATCGCCCGAGAAATGAGCGCCGTGTACCCGGCGTTCAAGGCCAAAGCGTTTCTCAAACATGCCCAGGACGGACTCGTTGAACTATCAGTGATGCAACGCATGGCACGTGTCAGCGAAAGCCTGCACGCCGTATTGCCGCTGGATTACCAAGAATCCCTAGAAGTGCTTTTCGAACTCGCACCAAGGCTGAACAGCGGATTCGTCAGCATGTGTTTGCCGCATTACGTCGCGAGCTATGGCGGGCATGCGTTCGACACCTCCATGGACGCCCTGAAATACTTCACCACCTTCGGCTCCTCCGAATTCGCCATCCGCCACTTTCTGCGCAGCGACCTAGAGCGCTCGCTGGAATTGATGCACGACTGGACCCGAGACGAAAACCACCACGTTCGACGCCTCGCCAGCGAAGGCAGCCGCCCTCGCCTGCCTTGGTCGTTTCGGTTGGAAGCGGTTCAGGCGGATCCGCAGTTGGCCGCCGGGATACTCGATCGGTTGAAGGCGGATGAGAGTTTGTACGTGCGCAAGTCCGTGGCGAATCATTTGAATGATGTGACGAAGGTGCATCCGGAGTGGGTGTTGGACACGATCGAAGGTTGGTCGTTGGAGAACAAGCACACGGCGTGGATTGCGAAGCATGCGTTGCGGAGTTTGATTAAGCAGGGGGATTTAAGGGCGCTGACGGTGATTGGTGCGGGGGCGAAGGCTGAGGTTGAGTTGTTGGATGTGCGGGTTGAGCCGGCGGTGGTCAGGTTGGGGGAAGCGATTACGTTGTCGTTTGTGGTGAAGTCGACGGTGGCGCATGAGCAGCGGTTGGTGATTGATTATGCGATTGACTATGTGAAGGCGAATGGCGGGGTTTCGGGGAAGGTTTTTAAGTTGAAGACGGTTGTTTTGGAGGGGTTTGAGAGTGTGGTTGTGGGGAGGCGGCAGGTGATTAAGGATTTTACGACGCGGAAGCATCATAGTGGACGGCAGGCGATTCAAGTGATGGTGAATGGTGCTTTGCTGGGCAGAACCGCGTTCAATATCATTGTTTGGTGA
- a CDS encoding glutathione S-transferase, producing MKLIGMLDSPYVRRVAISAKRLGIDLEHESVSVFRHFEQFQQINPVVKAPTLILDDGVVLMDSTLILDYLEASSGKSLLPTDLKQRAQALRLIGLSLAACEKAVQLYYERNLRPADIQYQPWVERVEGQLAAAFTALEQELEKTGLPTDGTLTQAGISLAVAWSFTDLVVPDQIDTRRYPHIAQYTAYAETLEAFVSTPMT from the coding sequence ATGAAACTGATCGGCATGCTGGACTCCCCTTACGTGCGCCGCGTGGCGATCTCCGCCAAACGCCTTGGCATCGACCTCGAACACGAGTCGGTCTCGGTGTTCCGCCACTTCGAGCAATTCCAGCAGATCAACCCGGTGGTCAAAGCCCCCACGCTGATCCTCGACGACGGCGTGGTCCTGATGGACTCGACCCTCATCCTCGACTACCTCGAAGCCAGCTCCGGCAAAAGCCTGCTGCCAACCGACCTGAAACAACGCGCCCAAGCCCTGCGTCTGATCGGCCTCAGCCTCGCCGCCTGCGAAAAAGCCGTGCAGCTTTATTACGAACGCAACCTGCGCCCGGCCGACATTCAATACCAGCCGTGGGTCGAACGCGTCGAAGGCCAACTCGCCGCCGCCTTCACCGCCCTCGAGCAAGAACTGGAAAAAACCGGCCTGCCCACCGACGGCACCCTCACCCAGGCCGGCATCAGCCTCGCCGTCGCCTGGAGCTTCACCGACCTCGTCGTCCCCGACCAGATCGACACCCGCCGCTACCCCCACATCGCCCAATACACCGCCTACGCCGAAACCCTAGAAGCGTTCGTCAGCACCCCGATGACCTGA
- a CDS encoding MurR/RpiR family transcriptional regulator has product MPRPDLPATDEVSLASPPINAERLLQLITDEYDALPRQLKRIASYISQQSDRIMVDRISDIARECEVHPSAIVRFSQRFGFSGFSEMQALFRSAYTHKASPVQNYQQRIRNMIANQSQQASAGDLARECIDATRSGIERLGRELDDAAFEKAVDLIVNADNIYVVGVRRSFAVADYLVYNLQHTQKRIHLVSGLGGSYREQMRSVRANDLVIAISFVPYAKETQHCLRFARQQQANTLILTDSQLSPLAKLANSVLLVNEGSALAFRSLSATLCLCQALFVAVAYRLELNVDEIHEQPGFDD; this is encoded by the coding sequence ATGCCCCGCCCCGATCTGCCGGCCACCGACGAGGTTTCACTCGCCAGCCCCCCGATCAATGCCGAGCGCCTGCTGCAACTGATCACCGACGAATACGACGCCCTGCCGCGCCAGCTCAAACGCATCGCCAGCTACATCAGCCAACAGAGCGATCGGATCATGGTCGACCGCATCAGCGACATCGCCCGCGAGTGCGAAGTCCACCCGTCCGCCATCGTGCGCTTCTCGCAACGCTTCGGTTTCAGCGGCTTCAGCGAAATGCAGGCGCTGTTCCGCAGCGCCTACACGCACAAAGCCTCGCCGGTGCAAAACTACCAGCAACGCATCCGCAACATGATCGCCAACCAGTCGCAGCAAGCGAGCGCTGGCGACCTCGCCCGCGAATGCATCGACGCCACCCGCTCCGGCATCGAACGCCTGGGCCGCGAACTCGACGACGCCGCGTTCGAAAAAGCCGTCGACCTGATCGTCAACGCCGACAACATTTATGTCGTCGGCGTACGCCGCTCCTTCGCGGTCGCCGACTACCTCGTTTACAACTTGCAACACACTCAGAAACGAATTCATCTGGTGTCCGGGCTCGGCGGCAGCTATCGCGAGCAAATGCGCAGCGTGCGCGCCAACGATCTGGTCATCGCCATCAGCTTCGTACCCTACGCCAAGGAAACCCAACACTGCCTGCGCTTCGCCCGCCAGCAACAGGCCAACACCCTGATCCTTACCGACAGCCAACTCTCACCACTGGCGAAACTCGCCAACAGCGTATTGCTGGTCAACGAAGGCAGCGCCCTCGCCTTTCGTTCGCTGAGTGCGACGCTGTGTTTGTGCCAGGCGTTGTTTGTGGCGGTGGCGTATCGGCTGGAACTGAATGTCGATGAGATTCACGAACAACCCGGCTTTGACGACTGA